A window of Cryptomeria japonica chromosome 3, Sugi_1.0, whole genome shotgun sequence contains these coding sequences:
- the LOC131035614 gene encoding WAT1-related protein At5g47470 produces MHCNGRSCMGLEDMSIYASMVGIQVSYGVISVLLENEKSKGRNLLPLAAAAYGLGGCILCPLAFFLDKEKRSKSKMSSTLLAQVLLISLTGVSAYQALLLMGLSETSPAFATAMANLSPAIIFVMAWVLGLEKVDIKSGHSQSKIVGTVICVMGAMVMSFITGPALMEDTRPSIPGSQISPVKAIFEFLQGSSVIRIRGCFYLLAAVMCFSFSMILQAKTLKKYPAPLSLTTMTTLLGSMEIVIYIIILDKGIHRESWVVDWGGLIIIIFGTLTCHGLAYALQYWCVKKRGPVFVAIFNPISTICSTTLAFFFLGDSMHVGSAIGIVMIFGGLYAVLWGKSKDNISDKQEQLNNAEIDEGSQVKEPLL; encoded by the exons ATGCACTGTAATGGACGATCTTGCATGGGTTTAGAAGATATGAGCATATATGCCTCAATGGTGGGCATTCAAGTTTCTTATGGGGTGATTTCTGTTCTTCTGGAGAATGAAAAATCAAAGGGCAGAAACCTTTTGCCTCTTGCTGCTGCCGCCTATGGCTTGGGGGGTTGTATATTGTGCCCCCTTGCCTTCTTTCTTGACAA GGAAAAGAGGTCCAAGTCCAAGATGAGCTCAACTCTGTTAGCTCAGGTGCTTCTCATTTCTCTCACTGG AGTTTCAGCATATCAAGCACTGCTGTTAATGGGATTGAGTGAAACATCTCCTGCTTTTGCTACTGCCATGGCAAACTTGTCGCCTGCAATCATTTTTGTAATGGCATGGGTTTTGGG aTTGGAGAAAGTAGATATTAAAAGTGGTCACAGCCAATCCAAAATTGTGGGCACTGTGATTTGTGTGATGGGAGCAATGGTTATGAGTTTCATCACTGGTCCTGCTCTAATGGAGGACACCAGGCCTTCAATACCAGGTTCCCAGATCAGCCCAGTAAAAGCTATTTTTGAATTTCTACAGGGGAGTTCTGTCATAAGGATCAGAGGATGCTTTTACCTCTTGGCAGCAGTGATGTGCTTCTCATTTTCAATGATTTTACAG GCCAAAACATTGAAGAAATATCCAGCGCCATTATCTCTTACAACAATGACAACTCTTCTTggttcaatggaaattgttatctACATAATTATACTAGACAAAGGCATTCATAGAGAATCATGGGTTGTAGATTGGGGTGGACTTATTATTATTATCTTTGGG ACATTGACTTGCCATGGCTTGGCGTATGCGTTGCAATATTGGTGCGTTAAGAAAAGAGGACCTGTGTTTGTTGCAATATTCAACCCAATCTCTACTATTTGCTCAACTACATTGGCATTCTTCTTCTTGGGGGATTCCATGCATGTGGGAAG TGCAATTGGTATAGTGATGATTTTTGGAGGTTTGTATGCCGTTTTATGGGGCAAAAGTAAAGACAACATTAGTGACAAACAAGAACAGCTAAACAATGCTGAAATTGATGAAGGATCACAAGTCAAGGAGCCCCTATTGTGA
- the LOC131035534 gene encoding WAT1-related protein At5g47470: MHCNGRSCMGLEDMSIYASLVAIPMSYGVISVLLENEKSKGRNLLPLAVASFALGASILCPLAFFLEKKKRSKMSFSLLAQVLLISLTGVLAHQALLLMGLSETSSAFTTTMENLVPAIIFVMAWALGLEKVDIRSVHSQSKIVGTVICVMGAMVMSLITGPALMEDTRLSIPHSQISPVFEFLQGSSGIIRIRGCFYLLGAVMCFSCSMILQAKTLKKYPAPLSLTTMTTLFGSMEIAIYIMILDNGIHRESWVVDWGGLVIIIFGVSVNIVLNRALTCHGLVYALQYWCIEKRGPVFVAIFNPISTVCSTTLSFFFLGHSMHVGSVIGIVMIFGGLYVVLWGKSKDNICDKQEQPHNVEIDEGSQVKEPLLC, translated from the exons ATGCACTGTAATGGACGATCTTGCATGGGTTTAGAAGATATGAGCATATATGCCTCACTGGTGGCCATTCCAATGTCCTATGGTGTGATTTCTGTTCTTCTGGAGAATGAAAAATCAAAGGGCAGAAACCTTTTGCCTCTTGCTGTCGCCTCCTTTGCCTTGGGGGCTTCTATATTGTGCCCCCTTGCCTTCTTTCTTGAAAA GAAAAAACGGTCCAAGATGAGCTTCAGTCTGTTAGCTCAGGTGCTTCTGATATCTCTCACTGG AGTTTTAGCACACCAAGCACTGCTGTTAATGGGGTTGAGTGAAACATCTTCTGCCTTTACCACTACCATGGAAAACTTGGTACCTGCAATCATTTTTGTCATGGCATGGGCTTTGGG ATTGGAGAAAGTAGACATTAGAAGTGTTCACAGCCAATCCAAAATTGTGGGCACTGTGATTTGTGTGATGGGAGCAATGGTTATGAGTTTAATCACTGGTCCTGCTCTAATGGAGGACACCAGGCTTTCAATACCACATTCCCAGATCAGCCCAGTTTTTGAATTTCTACAGGGGAGTTCTGGCATCATAAGGATCAGAGGATGCTTTTACCTCCTGGGAGCAGTGATGTGCTTCTCATGTTCAATGATTTTACAG GCCAAAACATTGAAGAAGTATCCAGCACCATTATCTCTTACAACAATGACAACCCTTTTTGGCTCTATGGAAATTGCTATCTACATAATGATACTAGACAATGGCATTCATAGAGAATCATGGGTTGTAGATTGGGGTGGACTTGTTATTATTATCTTCGGGGTAAGTGTAAATATTGTTCTAAAC AGAGCATTGACTTGCCATGGCTTGGTGTATGCGTTGCAATACTGGTGCATTGAGAAAAGAGGACCTGTGTTTGTTGCAATATTCAACCCAATCTCTACTGTTTGCTCAACTACATTGTCATTCTTCTTCTTGGGGCATTCCATGCATGTGGGAAG TGTAATTGGTATAGTGATGATTTTTGGAGGTCTATATGTCGTTTTATGGGGCAAAAGTAAAGACAACATTTGTGACAAACAAGAACAGCCGCAcaatgttgaaattgatgaaggatcaCAAGTCAAAGAACCTCTACTGTGTTGA